A genome region from Labilibaculum antarcticum includes the following:
- a CDS encoding YccF domain-containing protein: protein MSLIGNIIWIIFGGIFIFLEYIICGFLMCLTIVGIPFGLKIIQLSVLGLAPFGQKVEYNEHAGGCLSILLNVIWIVIGGIWIAITHLLFALVFAITIIGIPFAVQHVKLAGFALTPFGKSIR from the coding sequence ATGAGTTTAATTGGCAATATTATATGGATAATTTTTGGAGGAATATTCATTTTCTTAGAATATATTATCTGTGGTTTTTTAATGTGTTTAACTATCGTTGGTATTCCTTTCGGATTGAAAATCATTCAGCTGTCAGTACTTGGATTGGCTCCGTTTGGTCAAAAAGTTGAGTACAACGAACACGCAGGGGGATGCTTAAGTATCTTATTGAATGTGATATGGATTGTAATCGGAGGAATATGGATTGCGATAACCCATTTGTTATTTGCATTGGTATTTGCAATCACAATAATTGGGATTCCATTTGCAGTGCAGCATGTTAAGTTGGCGGGTTTCGCTTTAACACCTTTTGGTAAAAGTATCCGATAG
- a CDS encoding DUF3187 family protein has translation MRKPQVLLFLGFILLTNYALGQKLVKPFQTHNQSPLVHFFGIPTNPGGSILEKNAFWFGNYFSIANNATSAQINEEAIYLDGEMYRNELFLSYGLFSKLEIGIAIPVVKHSSGVMDSFISNWHDAFNLPGKSRDLMPYYSLNYFFMEEKEIVFQMSESKLSFGDVSISLGTPIVQNPNHDVSFRSFLKLPTGNKTNLVGSGTSDFGFQITGMINSTPERKEFSFYYSGGYLRIGTGALLANKVTRNVGFGSIGLAFNANDNWYLKSQLDFHTSLYEKSYTKQLGKASAQLVLGLDYFVAKDLAISFAFVEDIIVNTAPDFVLQVGVSYQF, from the coding sequence ATGAGAAAGCCACAGGTACTTCTTTTTCTTGGATTTATATTACTCACTAATTACGCTCTTGGTCAGAAATTGGTGAAACCGTTTCAAACTCATAATCAAAGTCCTCTGGTTCATTTTTTTGGGATTCCAACCAATCCAGGAGGTTCAATTCTCGAGAAAAATGCATTCTGGTTCGGTAACTATTTTAGCATTGCTAATAATGCTACAAGTGCTCAAATAAATGAAGAAGCCATATACCTGGATGGAGAAATGTACAGAAATGAGCTATTTCTAAGTTACGGTCTGTTTTCGAAGTTGGAAATTGGTATAGCTATTCCAGTGGTTAAACATTCCAGTGGGGTTATGGATTCTTTTATTAGTAATTGGCACGATGCTTTTAATTTACCTGGGAAGTCAAGGGATTTGATGCCATATTATAGTTTAAATTACTTTTTTATGGAAGAAAAAGAGATCGTTTTCCAAATGAGTGAAAGTAAACTTAGTTTTGGAGATGTTAGTATTTCTTTGGGAACACCCATTGTACAAAATCCAAATCACGATGTTTCTTTTCGTTCTTTCTTGAAGTTGCCAACCGGAAATAAAACAAATTTAGTGGGTAGTGGAACCAGCGATTTTGGATTTCAGATTACAGGAATGATTAATTCAACTCCTGAAAGGAAAGAGTTTTCCTTTTACTATTCGGGAGGTTACTTACGAATTGGCACAGGAGCATTGCTAGCAAATAAAGTAACTCGTAACGTTGGTTTTGGAAGTATTGGTTTGGCTTTTAATGCGAACGATAATTGGTATTTAAAGTCACAACTCGATTTTCATACGAGTCTGTACGAAAAGTCATATACCAAACAATTAGGAAAGGCATCTGCACAATTGGTTCTCGGACTGGATTATTTTGTTGCAAAAGATTTAGCTATATCCTTTGCCTTTGTGGAGGACATCATTGTTAATACAGCACCTGATTTTGTTCTGCAGGTAGGAGTATCATATCAGTTTTAA
- a CDS encoding ROK family protein, whose protein sequence is MQRLAVGIDIGGTNTVFGLVDKNGSILIEDSIFTKRYQLFDVFIDELCNRINGLTNKLNCELIGIGVGAPNANYFDQCIQNAPNLPWKGKFELGKLLNQKINVPVFVTNDANASAMAEMMFGAAVGMKNFMVLTLGTGLGSGIVVNGELVYGHTGFAGEMGHMIVRPEGRHCGCGRLGCLETYVSATGIKRTVSKLFAKYCCVSDLRNIPFNNLSARRLAAAAYAGDQIALEAFEFTGKILGIALANVVALNNPEAIFLAGGLSRAGDLVLKPTQYHMEENLLSVFQGKTQLKISSVKGNSGVMGAAALVWKVVE, encoded by the coding sequence ATGCAAAGACTTGCTGTTGGAATAGACATCGGAGGAACGAACACAGTTTTTGGTTTGGTTGATAAAAATGGAAGTATCCTTATCGAGGATTCTATTTTTACCAAGCGATACCAATTATTTGATGTGTTTATTGATGAGTTGTGCAACAGGATAAACGGACTTACCAATAAATTAAATTGCGAGTTGATTGGAATTGGAGTGGGAGCTCCGAATGCAAATTATTTTGACCAATGCATCCAAAATGCTCCCAACTTACCCTGGAAAGGTAAATTTGAATTGGGTAAACTTCTCAATCAAAAAATTAATGTCCCTGTTTTCGTTACAAATGATGCCAATGCATCGGCTATGGCCGAAATGATGTTTGGTGCTGCTGTAGGAATGAAAAATTTTATGGTTTTAACTTTAGGAACAGGATTAGGATCTGGAATAGTTGTAAATGGTGAATTAGTATATGGTCATACTGGTTTTGCCGGTGAGATGGGACATATGATTGTTCGTCCGGAAGGCAGGCATTGCGGATGTGGAAGATTGGGTTGTTTGGAAACTTATGTATCGGCTACCGGAATTAAAAGAACTGTAAGTAAGCTTTTTGCAAAATATTGTTGTGTAAGTGATTTGAGAAATATACCATTCAATAATTTGAGTGCTAGAAGATTGGCTGCCGCAGCTTATGCCGGGGATCAAATTGCATTGGAAGCTTTTGAGTTTACAGGTAAGATTTTGGGAATTGCATTGGCAAATGTTGTTGCATTAAATAATCCTGAAGCTATATTTCTGGCAGGAGGTTTATCGAGAGCAGGTGATTTAGTTTTAAAGCCAACACAATACCATATGGAAGAAAATCTACTCTCTGTCTTTCAGGGAAAAACACAATTAAAAATTTCTTCAGTAAAAGGAAATTCGGGTGTTATGGGAGCCGCGGCTTTGGTATGGAAAGTTGTGGAATAA
- a CDS encoding HlyD family secretion protein yields the protein MDSNIELRSDEVKEILERMPNWIIRSGTTLFFVVIFALVIGSWFFRYPDIIQSKLVLTTLNPPAELVARSSGQIQNLYVADNQEVKKGDLLAIIENPAVNDDVFVLKTKMSEFHEHLTGVDGIKSNLLEGNFRLGEIQSYYNGFLKSYVDYQRFFDLDYYDRKIASYRDQISKYNLYYDRQYQQKVISESELAISKKQFTRDSSLFTRGVISQSDLQNARKKYLEQSYAFQGTRSSLASTQISISEVDQQIIDLELNKENERKELQNLLIQSFDNLKAQINIWEQKYVLITPINGKVSFNRFYSSNQNVKTGERVFTVLPSDSTKIIARVELGVQGAGKVKIGQRVNIKLDNYPYLEYGMLEGTIRSISKVPEDQKYSLDVDFPNGLMTNYGIELDFAQQIEGQAEIITEDYRLLQRIFNPIRSLIKERL from the coding sequence ATGGATAGTAACATAGAATTACGATCAGATGAAGTAAAAGAGATTTTGGAACGAATGCCCAATTGGATCATTCGCAGTGGAACAACTCTTTTCTTTGTCGTTATTTTTGCTTTGGTAATTGGGAGTTGGTTTTTCCGTTATCCGGATATTATACAGTCCAAATTGGTTCTTACAACCTTGAATCCACCTGCCGAATTGGTTGCCAGATCGTCGGGACAGATTCAAAACCTGTATGTTGCAGATAATCAGGAAGTGAAAAAAGGAGATCTTTTGGCTATTATTGAGAATCCGGCCGTTAATGATGATGTTTTTGTTTTGAAAACGAAAATGAGTGAATTTCATGAACATCTAACAGGTGTTGATGGCATTAAATCCAATTTATTGGAAGGTAATTTTCGTTTGGGTGAAATACAATCGTACTACAATGGTTTCTTAAAATCGTATGTTGACTACCAACGTTTTTTCGATTTGGATTATTACGATCGAAAAATTGCCTCTTACCGTGATCAAATTAGTAAATACAACCTTTACTACGATCGACAATACCAACAAAAAGTAATTTCTGAAAGTGAATTGGCAATTTCAAAAAAGCAGTTTACCCGGGATTCATCCTTATTTACGCGAGGTGTAATCTCGCAATCAGACCTTCAAAATGCCCGTAAAAAATACTTGGAACAGAGTTATGCTTTTCAGGGTACCCGTTCTTCATTGGCTTCTACTCAGATTAGTATTTCTGAAGTGGATCAACAAATTATAGATTTGGAATTGAATAAGGAAAATGAGCGAAAGGAATTGCAGAATTTGCTCATTCAATCCTTCGATAACCTAAAAGCTCAAATCAACATTTGGGAACAAAAGTATGTATTAATTACTCCCATTAATGGAAAGGTTAGTTTCAATCGTTTTTACAGCTCCAATCAAAATGTGAAGACAGGAGAGAGGGTTTTTACTGTATTGCCTTCAGACTCTACTAAAATTATTGCCAGAGTTGAATTGGGAGTGCAGGGAGCCGGCAAGGTCAAAATTGGACAGAGGGTGAATATAAAACTTGATAATTATCCTTATCTTGAATACGGGATGCTGGAAGGAACCATTCGCTCCATATCGAAAGTACCTGAAGATCAGAAATACAGTTTGGATGTTGATTTTCCAAACGGCCTAATGACCAATTATGGTATTGAGTTGGATTTTGCACAGCAAATTGAAGGTCAGGCCGAAATAATTACAGAAGACTATCGCTTGTTGCAACGTATTTTTAATCCAATTCGATCGTTGATTAAGGAACGTCTGTAG
- a CDS encoding four helix bundle protein: protein MKPNPVNDKSYQFSVRIINLYKFLKSNKHEYVLSKQILRCGTSVGANIEEALGGISKKDFIAKLHISFKEARETHYWLRLLKDTEYIDDKMFESLILDCEEILKLLSKIIETSKSNLSQDK, encoded by the coding sequence ATGAAACCGAACCCTGTTAATGATAAATCTTATCAATTTAGTGTTCGTATTATTAATTTATATAAATTTTTAAAGAGTAATAAGCATGAATATGTTCTTTCAAAGCAAATTTTAAGATGTGGGACATCGGTTGGTGCAAATATTGAAGAAGCTTTAGGCGGAATATCTAAAAAAGATTTTATTGCCAAATTACATATCTCATTTAAGGAAGCACGAGAAACACATTATTGGTTAAGATTATTAAAAGATACCGAATATATTGACGATAAAATGTTTGAATCTTTAATTCTGGATTGCGAAGAGATTTTAAAGCTTTTGTCGAAAATTATAGAAACGAGTAAAAGTAATTTGAGTCAGGATAAATAG
- a CDS encoding peptidase domain-containing ABC transporter — MKKKFPHFRQLDAMDCGPTCLRMIAAHFGKNFSLQSLRDKSHITREGVSMMGIADAAESIGLRTMGVRISYEQLQNDAALPAICHWGQNHFVVVHKIEVKKKKTTVHVADPASGLLKFTKEEFIKSWASTQSQGELKGLCLLVETTPDFYAQGDEDLSHKKSFTFLLQYLRPYKKFLVQLVLGMLFGSMLQLIFPFLTQSIVDVGINTQNLSFIYLVLIAQLVLFISRMSVEFIRSWILLHISTRINISLISDFLIKLMKLPIGFFDIKMIGDLLQRIQDHTRIENFLTSSTLSILFSMVNLVIFGIVLAIYDMQIFFVFVVGSLLYIIWVNLFLRKRRELDGKRFAQLSNNQNSLVQLITGMQEIKLNNCEKQKRWEWEQIQAELFKVRTKGLALNQYQVSGSIFFNETKNIIITFLAAKSVLDGGMTLGMMLAVSYILGQLNSPLDNLVQFIHSWQDAKISLERLGEIHEMKEEEMPNEDRLTEIPEEKAIDIEKVFFQYEGPHSEMVLDDVNLKIEDGKTTAIVGASGSGKTTLIKLMLGFYPTTKGRISLGGVTLENYSSSMWRQNCGVVMQDGFIFSDTIAKNVAVGVENIDKKRLLYAVQVACIDMFIESLPLRYNTRIGANGHGLSQGQKQRILIARAVYKNPKFLFFDEATNALDANNEKAIMNNLDEFNKGRTVVVVAHRLSTVRSADKIIVLDKGKIVEEGTHENLTKLKGAYYQLVKNQLELGN, encoded by the coding sequence TTGAAGAAAAAATTCCCCCATTTCCGCCAATTGGATGCCATGGATTGTGGCCCGACTTGCCTGCGTATGATTGCCGCTCACTTTGGTAAGAATTTCAGCCTTCAATCTTTACGCGATAAATCGCACATTACCCGCGAAGGAGTTTCGATGATGGGCATTGCCGATGCGGCGGAAAGCATTGGCCTGCGAACCATGGGGGTGCGCATCAGCTACGAGCAGCTCCAAAACGACGCTGCACTGCCAGCTATTTGCCATTGGGGACAAAATCACTTTGTGGTGGTTCACAAAATAGAGGTAAAAAAGAAAAAAACAACGGTTCATGTTGCCGATCCGGCTTCCGGATTGTTGAAATTTACCAAAGAGGAATTTATTAAGTCGTGGGCAAGTACACAAAGTCAGGGAGAGCTAAAAGGATTGTGTTTGTTGGTTGAAACCACACCCGATTTTTACGCTCAGGGCGACGAGGATCTTTCCCATAAAAAGAGTTTTACTTTTTTGCTTCAATATCTGAGACCTTACAAGAAATTTTTGGTGCAGTTGGTATTGGGAATGTTGTTTGGCAGTATGCTGCAATTAATTTTTCCATTCCTTACCCAATCCATTGTCGATGTAGGTATCAATACGCAGAACCTGAGTTTTATCTATTTGGTGCTGATTGCCCAATTGGTACTATTCATTTCGCGAATGTCTGTGGAATTCATTCGAAGCTGGATACTCTTACACATATCAACCCGAATTAATATTTCATTGATCTCCGATTTCCTAATCAAGTTAATGAAATTGCCAATTGGCTTTTTCGATATCAAGATGATTGGAGATTTGCTGCAGCGGATACAAGATCATACCCGAATCGAAAATTTCCTCACATCATCAACCTTAAGCATCCTGTTTTCGATGGTTAACTTGGTGATTTTTGGAATTGTTTTGGCCATTTACGACATGCAAATCTTTTTTGTTTTTGTAGTTGGATCGCTTTTGTATATCATTTGGGTGAATCTTTTTCTGCGAAAGCGCCGAGAATTGGATGGAAAACGATTTGCTCAACTTTCGAACAATCAGAATTCATTGGTGCAGTTAATCACCGGAATGCAGGAAATTAAGCTGAACAACTGCGAGAAACAAAAGCGTTGGGAGTGGGAGCAAATACAAGCTGAATTGTTTAAAGTGAGAACCAAAGGTCTGGCTTTGAATCAGTATCAGGTTTCAGGTTCCATTTTCTTCAACGAAACTAAGAATATCATCATCACCTTTTTAGCGGCCAAGTCGGTACTCGATGGCGGCATGACTTTGGGTATGATGTTGGCGGTGTCGTACATTTTGGGTCAATTGAATTCCCCGCTTGATAATTTGGTGCAGTTTATTCATTCGTGGCAGGATGCTAAAATATCGCTCGAGCGATTGGGTGAAATTCACGAGATGAAGGAGGAAGAAATGCCAAATGAGGATCGCTTAACAGAGATTCCCGAAGAAAAGGCCATTGACATCGAAAAGGTATTCTTCCAATACGAAGGTCCACATTCCGAAATGGTTCTCGATGATGTTAATTTGAAGATAGAAGATGGAAAAACCACTGCAATTGTTGGTGCATCGGGTAGCGGAAAAACTACTTTAATTAAGCTGATGTTGGGATTTTATCCAACTACAAAAGGAAGGATTTCCTTGGGTGGAGTCACTCTCGAAAATTACAGTTCATCGATGTGGCGGCAGAATTGCGGTGTGGTTATGCAGGATGGTTTTATCTTTTCGGATACCATCGCTAAAAACGTTGCCGTTGGAGTTGAGAATATTGATAAAAAGAGATTGTTGTATGCCGTTCAGGTTGCCTGTATCGATATGTTCATTGAAAGTCTGCCATTGCGGTACAACACAAGAATTGGTGCCAACGGTCATGGCTTAAGTCAGGGGCAAAAGCAACGGATTTTAATTGCCAGGGCAGTCTATAAAAACCCAAAATTTTTGTTCTTCGATGAAGCGACCAATGCCTTGGATGCAAACAACGAAAAGGCAATCATGAATAATTTGGATGAATTTAATAAAGGAAGAACCGTTGTTGTTGTTGCCCATCGATTGAGTACAGTTCGAAGTGCCGATAAAATTATCGTTTTGGATAAGGGAAAAATTGTTGAGGAGGGAACTCACGAGAATCTTACAAAATTAAAGGGAGCCTATTATCAATTGGTGAAGAATCAGCTTGAGCTGGGAAACTAG
- a CDS encoding transposase has product MKKFQNKYRIPSARAVWWNYSNEGSYFVTICSHNRQWFFGSITDQKMELSEIGKLAHQFWFGIPNHFPFVKLHAFVVMPNHVHGIIEISNIAEETLHATSVLDGSDSKNKKIAAISPKKGSLASILRSYKSAVTKEARKIDPDFEWQERFHDHIIRDEPEYHRIENYINNNPRKWDDDKFNE; this is encoded by the coding sequence ATGAAAAAATTCCAAAACAAATACCGAATCCCCTCGGCTCGTGCTGTGTGGTGGAATTATTCCAACGAAGGCAGCTATTTCGTGACCATCTGTAGTCATAACAGGCAGTGGTTTTTTGGTTCTATTACTGATCAGAAAATGGAATTATCTGAAATTGGCAAGCTGGCCCATCAATTTTGGTTCGGGATTCCCAATCATTTCCCATTTGTAAAATTGCACGCCTTTGTAGTGATGCCTAATCATGTGCATGGCATTATCGAAATATCGAATATTGCAGAAGAGACGTTGCATGCAACGTCTGTGCTAGATGGATCGGATTCCAAAAATAAAAAAATTGCGGCCATATCCCCTAAAAAAGGATCATTGGCCAGCATCCTCCGATCCTATAAATCGGCCGTAACAAAAGAAGCGAGAAAAATAGATCCTGATTTTGAATGGCAGGAACGTTTTCACGATCACATCATTCGCGATGAGCCGGAATACCACCGAATCGAAAATTACATCAATAATAATCCCCGGAAATGGGACGATGATAAATTTAATGAATAA
- a CDS encoding Crp/Fnr family transcriptional regulator translates to MKQNPILPNCNQLAEKFGERFQNLKVEDKNLLFWDEDVHFYKRGSIIYSEGDSAKGCYFLFSGVLKVFKTGLEGKEQIIRFAKECDLIGFRSVLSKERACTSAKVIEDAVVCFIPGNVLTKLIRENSEFAMELMQITCKELGEANDYITDIAQKTVRERLAEILIQLEVTFGLSAEGTLKIALTREELANMVGTATESVIRLLSEFKSDKLIELNGRKIKIINSKALKKVGGIV, encoded by the coding sequence ATGAAGCAGAATCCAATTCTTCCAAATTGCAATCAGTTAGCCGAGAAGTTCGGTGAAAGATTTCAAAATCTGAAGGTAGAAGATAAGAATCTATTGTTTTGGGATGAAGATGTTCATTTTTATAAAAGAGGTAGTATTATCTATTCGGAAGGTGATTCGGCCAAAGGATGTTATTTTCTTTTTTCGGGTGTTTTAAAAGTTTTTAAAACAGGTTTGGAAGGGAAGGAACAAATTATTCGGTTTGCAAAAGAATGCGATTTAATCGGTTTTCGTTCTGTGTTGAGTAAAGAGCGTGCTTGCACTTCAGCAAAAGTGATAGAAGATGCAGTGGTTTGTTTTATACCCGGAAATGTATTGACAAAGTTGATACGGGAAAATTCAGAGTTTGCGATGGAATTAATGCAAATCACTTGCAAAGAACTGGGTGAAGCAAACGACTATATTACTGATATTGCTCAAAAAACCGTACGCGAACGCTTAGCCGAGATTTTAATTCAATTGGAAGTAACCTTTGGATTAAGCGCGGAGGGTACGCTTAAAATAGCTCTAACCCGCGAAGAACTTGCCAATATGGTAGGAACGGCAACCGAATCGGTAATTCGTTTGTTGTCGGAGTTTAAATCCGACAAGTTAATTGAACTTAACGGGCGTAAAATTAAAATTATAAACAGTAAAGCACTTAAAAAAGTGGGCGGTATCGTTTAA
- a CDS encoding OsmC family protein, which translates to MKHKVELSWLGNLAFETNMDGHKMITDAGIEFGGEDKGLRPKKLMLTALAGCTGIDTALIVKKMRLDITDIKVSVEGELTESQPTYYKNMHITYEFFGKDLPHKKLERAVKISEESQCGVSAMYKQVIPVTSEIIYHEE; encoded by the coding sequence ATGAAGCACAAAGTAGAACTATCATGGCTGGGAAACCTTGCCTTCGAAACAAATATGGATGGTCATAAAATGATTACCGACGCTGGAATTGAATTTGGCGGTGAGGATAAAGGTCTTCGGCCAAAAAAGCTGATGCTAACCGCATTAGCAGGGTGTACGGGCATCGATACGGCGTTAATTGTAAAGAAAATGAGGCTGGATATTACAGATATTAAAGTATCGGTAGAAGGTGAGTTAACCGAAAGTCAGCCCACTTACTATAAAAATATGCACATTACCTATGAATTCTTTGGCAAGGATCTACCTCATAAAAAATTGGAGCGGGCCGTTAAAATTTCCGAAGAATCGCAATGCGGCGTAAGCGCAATGTACAAGCAGGTAATTCCTGTTACTTCCGAGATTATTTATCATGAAGAGTAA
- the pheS gene encoding phenylalanine--tRNA ligase subunit alpha: MLDKIKNLLEELNGFSATTLEEVEQFRIKHLSKKGSIAVLFADFKDVPNEQKKAVGQALNELKTTALDIVNSLKDSFTNLDFGKSGLDLTLSGDAVKLGSRHPLSLVKNEITEIFSRLGFTISEGPEIEDDWHNFSALNFPDEHPARDMQDTFFIEKNPDVILRTHTSSVQAHDMSEMELPIRCLTPGRVFRNEAISARAHCIFHQIECLYIDENVSFADLKQTLTYFAKEFFGEKTEIRLRPSYFPFTEPSAEVDVTCSLCGGKGCNVCKGTGWLEILGCGMVDPNVLELNGIDNKKYTGFALGMGIERITMLKYGIKDLRLFFENDIRFLEQFSAAGF; the protein is encoded by the coding sequence ATGTTAGACAAAATAAAGAATTTATTGGAGGAGTTGAATGGATTTTCGGCAACTACACTAGAGGAAGTTGAACAATTTAGAATCAAGCACCTTAGTAAAAAAGGTAGTATTGCTGTTTTGTTTGCAGATTTTAAGGATGTTCCAAACGAGCAGAAAAAAGCTGTCGGACAGGCTCTTAACGAGTTGAAGACAACTGCTTTGGATATAGTAAATTCTCTTAAAGATAGTTTCACCAATCTTGATTTTGGAAAGTCAGGTTTGGATTTGACTTTATCGGGAGATGCGGTTAAGTTGGGTTCCCGCCATCCGCTTTCTTTGGTGAAAAATGAAATTACCGAAATATTTTCTCGCCTGGGATTCACCATTTCCGAAGGTCCGGAGATTGAAGATGATTGGCATAACTTTTCGGCATTAAATTTTCCTGATGAGCATCCTGCACGTGATATGCAAGATACTTTCTTCATCGAAAAAAATCCGGATGTAATTTTGCGTACACATACCTCTTCGGTTCAGGCGCATGATATGTCTGAAATGGAATTGCCAATTCGTTGCTTAACGCCAGGTCGTGTTTTTCGTAACGAAGCTATTTCGGCACGAGCACATTGTATCTTTCACCAAATTGAATGTTTGTATATCGACGAGAACGTATCATTTGCCGATTTGAAGCAAACATTGACTTATTTCGCGAAAGAATTTTTTGGAGAGAAAACAGAAATTAGATTGCGACCATCATACTTCCCGTTTACAGAGCCATCGGCCGAGGTTGATGTTACTTGTTCACTTTGTGGCGGAAAGGGCTGTAATGTGTGCAAAGGAACCGGTTGGTTAGAGATTTTGGGTTGCGGTATGGTTGATCCGAATGTTTTGGAATTAAATGGAATTGATAATAAAAAATATACAGGCTTTGCATTGGGAATGGGAATTGAAAGAATCACCATGCTGAAATACGGCATTAAAGATCTGCGTTTGTTCTTCGAGAACGACATTCGCTTCCTGGAACAATTTTCTGCCGCAGGATTCTAG
- a CDS encoding peptidylprolyl isomerase, producing the protein MNFSKKVFLAIVIILITKLTFGQATNSIILIETNMGNIKLMLYKETPKHRQNFLQLIENGHFDGTLFYRVIKGFVAQGGSQDSRNAPAGKMIGYGSSNRTIESEFNKKFFHKKGAIAAPRKPDNVNIFKESDISQFYIAHGRVFSDEELTLMEKEVNVPLRKRIVKRYLTLDKRAVLDSLKKADKVDEFRAIAKTIKGSIEFAYNSSNLKLEFSEARRKAYTTIGGVPHLDGNYTVFGEVVEGLDVLDKIVDLETDENDRPFQDVKMKVKILEY; encoded by the coding sequence ATGAATTTCAGTAAGAAAGTATTTTTAGCAATTGTAATTATTCTAATCACTAAGCTAACATTTGGGCAAGCTACGAATTCGATTATTTTGATTGAAACCAATATGGGGAATATCAAATTGATGCTTTACAAAGAAACCCCAAAGCATCGGCAGAATTTTCTTCAATTGATAGAAAACGGTCATTTCGATGGAACGCTGTTTTACCGGGTGATAAAGGGTTTTGTGGCTCAGGGTGGCTCGCAGGATTCCAGAAATGCACCGGCAGGAAAGATGATTGGTTATGGTAGTTCGAACAGAACCATTGAATCAGAGTTTAATAAAAAGTTTTTTCATAAAAAGGGAGCTATTGCTGCACCTCGAAAGCCCGATAATGTGAATATTTTTAAAGAATCGGATATTTCTCAATTTTATATTGCTCACGGCAGAGTTTTTTCTGATGAGGAATTGACACTGATGGAGAAAGAAGTGAATGTTCCTTTGCGAAAGCGAATCGTTAAACGGTATTTAACTTTAGATAAAAGGGCCGTTTTGGATTCTTTGAAAAAAGCTGATAAAGTTGACGAGTTTAGAGCCATTGCCAAGACGATTAAGGGGTCTATTGAATTTGCATACAATAGTTCCAATTTAAAACTGGAATTTTCGGAGGCACGTCGGAAAGCCTACACAACGATTGGCGGTGTTCCGCATCTTGATGGGAATTATACTGTTTTTGGGGAAGTAGTAGAAGGATTGGATGTTTTGGATAAGATTGTTGATTTGGAAACAGATGAAAATGACCGACCGTTTCAGGATGTAAAAATGAAAGTGAAAATTCTGGAATACTAA
- a CDS encoding peptidylprolyl isomerase, with amino-acid sequence MKNLIYIFIVFLFISCQKKLELGKKDRVVEVETEYGNLKIRLYDETPVHRDNFVKLTHDKFFDGTLFHRVIDGFMIQGGDPDSKSAKSGERLGEGGPGYQIPAEIKNGLFHKRGVLAAAREGDDVNPEKKSAGSQFYIVQGKVYTVGELDTLQTKLNGKLRSSIFKKVQMEKAEFLSKCQMEGELEKLTEAIDHIKFEVDSMFNLEKIVLSKQQIEAYTTVGGIPHLDGNYTVFGEVIEGMDLIDSIARVEKDDFDRPLKDISMKIKILK; translated from the coding sequence ATGAAAAATCTCATTTACATCTTTATTGTTTTTCTTTTTATATCCTGCCAGAAAAAATTGGAGCTGGGTAAAAAAGATAGAGTTGTTGAAGTCGAAACGGAATATGGAAATCTGAAAATTCGTTTATATGATGAAACGCCTGTTCATCGAGATAATTTTGTAAAATTAACTCATGATAAATTCTTTGACGGTACTCTATTTCATCGGGTGATAGATGGATTCATGATTCAAGGTGGGGATCCTGATTCAAAAAGTGCAAAATCAGGTGAGCGATTGGGCGAAGGCGGTCCGGGCTATCAGATACCTGCAGAAATTAAAAACGGTTTATTTCACAAGCGGGGGGTTTTGGCTGCCGCACGAGAAGGTGATGATGTGAATCCGGAAAAGAAATCAGCGGGTTCCCAATTTTATATTGTACAAGGAAAGGTTTACACTGTTGGTGAATTGGATACTTTACAAACGAAGCTGAACGGAAAACTAAGGAGTTCTATTTTCAAGAAGGTGCAAATGGAAAAAGCTGAATTTCTTTCCAAATGTCAAATGGAAGGGGAGTTGGAGAAGTTGACAGAGGCAATTGATCACATTAAATTTGAAGTTGATTCAATGTTTAATTTGGAGAAAATTGTTTTAAGTAAACAGCAAATTGAAGCCTATACTACTGTTGGTGGAATTCCTCATTTGGATGGAAATTACACGGTTTTTGGTGAAGTTATCGAGGGAATGGATTTAATTGATTCCATAGCAAGAGTTGAGAAAGATGATTTCGATCGCCCATTGAAAGACATATCAATGAAAATTAAAATTTTAAAATAA